A portion of the Bacteroides faecium genome contains these proteins:
- a CDS encoding HU family DNA-binding protein, with translation MSVKYRKRKIVLQFDKENPLSKYVATNVVIGSIGYNKLCDEVNQRTGMHRGIVDVVLKGVQDTMISFLEEGFSVKLGEFGSFRPSIQAKSQDKEEDVDSDTISRVKIVFTPGNKFQQMLGGVSKESFSNTSKDGGEDKGKPDNPGGGSEGETPDPSV, from the coding sequence ATGAGCGTTAAATATAGGAAAAGAAAAATCGTACTTCAATTCGACAAGGAAAATCCGTTGTCAAAGTACGTTGCTACTAATGTAGTTATTGGTAGTATCGGTTACAACAAACTCTGTGATGAAGTAAACCAGCGTACTGGGATGCATCGGGGCATAGTAGATGTTGTATTAAAGGGTGTTCAAGACACTATGATTTCTTTTTTAGAAGAAGGCTTTTCGGTGAAGTTGGGAGAGTTCGGTTCATTCCGTCCGTCCATTCAAGCCAAAAGCCAGGATAAAGAAGAAGATGTAGACTCGGACACAATATCCAGAGTAAAGATTGTTTTTACTCCGGGAAACAAATTCCAGCAGATGCTGGGTGGAGTGAGTAAAGAATCTTTCTCTAATACGTCGAAAGATGGAGGGGAAGACAAAGGGAAACCCGATAATCCGGGTGGTGGCTCCGAAGGTGAAACACCGGACCCTTCTGTTTGA